In Saccharothrix syringae, the following are encoded in one genomic region:
- a CDS encoding cellulose binding domain-containing protein produces MLGWIVPVVVGLVAGVPAVAAAAEPPAVVVDHGGGAARTIMPGSGSAVVTVALSAPPAREVTAVVELGDRAPGVVFVSNRHTLTFTPADWDVPRPVRLISVANFGSADFTVSGPDVTTGVIHAYASTLPLPVDVNQDCRVTQRTEAWPGGLVTTATVTNTGRSEITDWTVVARFAGDERVTGSWQSTWGQYATAAALSAQPWNRRLAPGASVTLGFQATYGQHPGGPWLSCTPEPYLRPAG; encoded by the coding sequence GTGCTGGGTTGGATCGTGCCGGTGGTGGTCGGGCTGGTGGCCGGAGTACCCGCGGTCGCCGCGGCGGCCGAGCCGCCGGCGGTGGTGGTCGACCACGGTGGGGGAGCGGCGAGGACGATCATGCCCGGCTCGGGCAGCGCGGTGGTGACCGTGGCCCTGTCGGCGCCCCCGGCGCGGGAGGTGACCGCCGTGGTCGAGCTGGGGGACCGGGCACCCGGCGTGGTGTTCGTCAGCAACCGGCACACCCTGACCTTCACCCCGGCCGACTGGGACGTGCCCCGCCCGGTGCGGTTGATCTCGGTCGCCAACTTCGGCTCCGCGGACTTCACCGTGTCCGGTCCCGACGTCACGACGGGTGTCATCCACGCCTACGCCAGCACGTTGCCGCTGCCCGTCGACGTCAACCAGGACTGCCGGGTCACCCAGCGCACCGAGGCGTGGCCGGGAGGTCTGGTCACCACCGCGACGGTGACCAACACCGGGCGGTCGGAGATCACCGACTGGACGGTGGTGGCGCGGTTCGCCGGGGACGAGCGCGTCACCGGTTCGTGGCAGAGCACGTGGGGCCAGTACGCCACGGCGGCCGCGTTGAGCGCCCAGCCGTGGAACCGCCGCCTGGCGCCCGGCGCGTCGGTGACGCTCGGTTTCCAGGCCACGTACGGCCAACACCCGGGTGGTCCGTGGTTGAGCTGCACCCCGGAGCCGTACCTGCGGCCGGCCGGTTGA